ACGCGTGGATTTCGCGCTACTTCACCCTGGAAGCACCAGACCACCAGGTGCTCGACGAGCCGCAACGCTACGTGCTGGACCCGGGCGGCCACATCCTGATGGCGGTTTACAACGACGAAATCGTGGGCACCTGCGCGCTCATCAAGGAGCACGGCGGCGTGTACGAGCTGGCGAAAATGGCCGTGGCGCCCGCCGCCCAGGGCCTGGGCATCGGCTGGGCCCTGGGGCAAGGCATTCTGCAAAAAGCTCGGCAATTAGGCGCGCACCGCGTCGAATTAATCTCTAATTCGACACTTGTGCCAGCCCTGGCGCTCTACGAAAAGCTCGGTTTCCGGCACGTGCCGCTGGCGCCCACGCCCTACCAGCGCGGCGACGTGCGGATGGTGCTGGACCTGCCCGCCGCCGGCTGAGCTACCGGAACCAGCGCCGGTAAATGGGCTTGCGCCAGG
This genomic stretch from Hymenobacter sp. PAMC 26628 harbors:
- a CDS encoding GNAT family N-acetyltransferase, which gives rise to MPARVAIIDFEPAHQPAFRALNHAWISRYFTLEAPDHQVLDEPQRYVLDPGGHILMAVYNDEIVGTCALIKEHGGVYELAKMAVAPAAQGLGIGWALGQGILQKARQLGAHRVELISNSTLVPALALYEKLGFRHVPLAPTPYQRGDVRMVLDLPAAG